From Papaver somniferum cultivar HN1 unplaced genomic scaffold, ASM357369v1 unplaced-scaffold_99, whole genome shotgun sequence, the proteins below share one genomic window:
- the LOC113346310 gene encoding primary amine oxidase-like, which produces MGPSALVILFSLFSFLTSTLPAHSHQHPLDPITPSEFFHIQTIISNSYPSSTHNLTFQYVGLEEPNKSTILSWIHCSCSTEKNNPPCKSFIIIRINKETHEIIVDLLQRSIISDKVYTGHGYPPLTLEEQTAANQLVLTYPPFIRSVKKRKLKLSEVVCSSFTVGWFGEENVQRNIKIQCFYLDGTVNFYARPIEGVTIVVNLDEMKVTEYTDRITVPIPKAEGTDYRKSKSKQSKDVMAMQDGRCFDIDGHSVSWANWKFHLSFDVRAGLIISLASIYDQEKEKFRPVLYKGFISELFTPYMDPTEEWYYRTIFDAGEFGLGRYASQLEPLKDCPANAVFMDGYYAGQDGKPVEIKNVFCIFEKYAGDIMWRHTETSIPGEVIREVRKEVTLVARMVSTVGNYDYIIDWKFQESGSIKVEVGLTGILGMKATEYTHKDQIKEDIFGTLLADYTVGVHHDHFVTYYLDLDVDGDNNSFVKSTLKTKRVAGDTSKRKSYWTVVKETAKTESDAKIKLGADAIELVVVNPNKKTKMGNDVGYRMIPGRQQASSLLSEDDYPQIRAAYTKYHVWVTPYNKSEKWAAGLYVDQSRGDDTLAVWSSRNREIENKDIVLWYTVGFHHIPCQEDFPVMPTLSGGFELRPTNFFERNPVLNSMSSPKL; this is translated from the exons ATGGGTCCAAGTGCGCTTGTTAtacttttctctcttttctcCTTTCTCACTTCAACTCTCCCTGCTCACTCCCATCAACACCCACTAGACCCTATAACACCATCAGAATTCTTTCATATCCAAACCATAATCAGTAACTCATATCCTAGTTCAACACACAACTTAACTTTCCAATATGTTGGTTTAGAAGAACCAAACAAATCAACAATCCTTTCATGGATTCATTGTTCGTGCTCGACAGAGAAAAACAACCCACCTTGCAAATCCTTTATTATAATACGAATCAACAAAGAAACACACGAAATCATCGTGGATTTGTTGCAAAGATCAATCATCTCTGATAAAGTTTATACTGGTCATGGTTATCCACCTCTTACGTTGGAAGAACAGACAGCAGCCAACCAACTTGTTTTAACATACCCGCCTTTTATACGTTCCGttaagaaaagaaaactcaaattaTCAGAAGTTGTTTGCTCATCTTTTACAGTTGGATGGTTTGGAGAGGAAAATGTTCAGAGAAACATAAAAATTCAGTGTTTCTATTTGGATGGAACAGTGAATTTTTATGCTAGACCCATTGAAGGGGTAACTATTGTGGTTAACCTTGATGAGATGAAAGTAACAGAATACACTGATAGGATAACGGTCCCTATTCCTAAAGCTGAGGGAACTGACTATAGGAAATCGAAATCAAAACAGTCAAAGGATGTTATGGCAATGCAAGATGGACGCTGCTTCGACATTGATGGTCATTCTGTAAG TTGGGCAAATTGGAAATTCCACTTAAGTTTCGATGTGCGGGCAGGACTCATAATATCTTTGGCATCAATTTAtgatcaagaaaaagaaaagtttcgTCCTGTCCTGTACAAAGGATTTATTTCAGAACTTTTCACACCATATATGGACCCAACAGAAGAATGGTATTACAGGACAATTTTTGATGCCGGTGAATTTGGTTTAGGACGATATGCGTCTCAACTCGAACCCCTTAAAGACTGTCCAGCCAATGCAGTTTTCATGGATGGGTACTATGCTGGACAAGACGGCAAGCCGGTAGAAATTAAAAAcgttttttgtatttttgaaaaatatGCCGGAGATATCATGTGGCGTCATACCGAAACTAGTATTCCTGGTGAAGTT ATAAGGGAGGTCAGAAAAGAGGTGACCTTAGTAGCAAGGATGGTTTCCACTGTTGGCAACTATGACTACATTATTGACTGGAAATTCCAAGAGAGTGGCTCCATTAAAGTTGAG GTAGGTCTAACTGGAATCCTAGGAATGAAGGCTACGGAATACACCCACAAAGACCAAATCAAGGAGGACATTTTTGGTACCCTATTAGCTGACTATACTGTAGGGGTACACCACGATCATTTCGTAACGTACTATCTTGATCTCGACGTTGATGGTGACAACAATTCCTTTGTGAAATCCACCTTGAAAACAAAGAGAGTTGCAGGTGATACCTCCAAAAGGAAGAGTTATTGGACAGTGGTTAAAGAAACAGCCAAAACTGAATCAGATGCAAAGATAAAACTGGGAGCGGACGCTATAGAATTGGTTGTAGTAAACCCAAATAAGAAAACTAAAATGGGGAATGACGTCGGATACCGTATGATTCCAGGACGACAACAAGCGAGTTCGCTTTTGTCAGAAGATGATTATCCTCAGATTCGTGCTGCATATACAAAGTATCATGTTTGGGTGACCCCTTATAATAAGTCTGAAAAATGGGCTGCTGGATTATATGTTGATCAGAGTCGTGGTGATGATACATTGGCCGTTTGGAGTAGCAG GAATAGGGAGATAGAAAACAAGGATATTGTTTTGTGGTACACAGTGGGGTTTCACCATATACCTTGTCAAGAAGATTTCCCCGTAATGCCAACTCTCAGCGGTGGATTTGAGCTTCGACCTACGAATTTCTTTGAAAGAAATCCAGTCCTTAACAGCATGAGTTCCCCTAAGCTTTGA